From Montipora foliosa isolate CH-2021 chromosome 6, ASM3666993v2, whole genome shotgun sequence, a single genomic window includes:
- the LOC138008881 gene encoding uncharacterized protein: MEVDSSVKRANDLNLEEVSSATQQKRVKTVFKTLWDDTNSEKPFQVGKLNLREHILAKSNELRSLEAIASDLQDPRVEARVEVVERSGKPSLVVVKKRKASLSDDVPFDDVRLVVDANGEYRLFVYHFELVRRGTININQPGQLRNAINEVVENRPCPGVDTRITGQQDYLSSEVEEQTLPWHRVLSRNCARLIKNAQCESGRKCRCCYKTEQKLSERLNQKKSLTEEDVRSRQSVSSKVRFSCLSPKSQSKRLKNMRQSRKNMTKQVKRYRKKFSVLMSDTHSSDWMSGKLRPKT; encoded by the exons ATGGAAGTCGATAGCTCTGTTAAAAGAGCAAATGATTTAAATTTGGAAGAAGTCAGCTCAGCCACACAACAAAAGAGAGTGAAAACGGTGTTTAAGACACTCTGGGATGACACGAACAGTGAGAAACCCTTTCAG GTTGGTAAGCTTAACCTTCGTGAACACATTCTTGCCAAGAGCAACGAATTAAGATCTCTTGAAGCCATCGCGTCAGATCTCCAGGATCCCAGAGTAGAGGCTCGTGTCGAGGTTGTGGAAAGAAGTGGAAAGCCATCCCTGGTTGTCGTCAAGAAACGGAAAGCCTCTCTCTCTGACGACGTGCCTTTTGACGACGTGAGACTCGTTGTTGATGCAAATGGTGAATATCGTTTGTTTGTGTACCACTTTGAGCTCGTAAGAAGGGGCACAATTAATATTAATCAGCCGGGACAACTGAGAAATGCAATAAACGAAGTCGTCGAGAATCGTCCTTGTCCTGGAGTGGACACTAGGATAACTGGCCAGCAGGATTATCTGTCCTCAGAAGTAGAAGAACAGACCCTTCCTTGGCACAGAGTTTTGTCAAGAAATTGCGCGCGATTGATAAAAAATGCCCAATGTGAGAGTGGAAGAAAGTGTCGATGTTGctacaaaacagaacaaaaactgTCAGAACGCTTAAACCAAAAGAAGTCTCTGACTGAAGAAGACGTAAGGAGCAGACAATCTGTGTCATCCAAAGTTCGCTTCTCTTGCCTCAGTCCAAAGAGCCAAAGTAAGCGATTGAAAAATATGCGGCAATCAAGGAAAAACATGACAAAGCAGGTCAAACGGTACAGAAAGAAGTTCTCTGTTTTAATGTCTGATACACATAGCTCTGACTGGAtgtccggaaaactaagacctaagacctaa
- the LOC138008879 gene encoding uncharacterized protein — MNENDWSCLHDVYESLFISENGAGQRASYVLQTYWRDMTSGFEFAGPYLLREVPLDGKFLHDIVFKVISTLEKYRFHVILLVGDGASSNLALFKRLCGYANEQLPVEDSGAERYQFKASFINPFSTRSDKTCFVMICPAHQLKNIISALYSSRNKGKKAFEKGGTTFGWQPIIDQYYRDQERSAKGLGRRVPGLRYSYVQRDCWTRLNVMPAKIMQQRYMIAALEEYANLSSEGPEKTDVVKETARYLQACHHIFEKGILSHVFIRSNESAVFKNIQQGWRYFEEWAEEHNNTEYVDNSKRARAAKFLAWQTFDLQRVMVFGFKQFSSYFFDNFPGYSLSPLRLSISRLESLFGTLKFHAHGSLSAGNYGSSLGRVQLRQELKVTARATSHDQKGYRNQEVLISGPTNS, encoded by the exons ATGAATGAAAATGACTGGTCATGTCTTCATGATGTTTATGAGTCCCTGTTCATCTCAGAAAATGGAGCTGGTCAAAGGGCAAGTTACGTTCTTCAGACCTACTGGCGGGATATGACATCTGGGTTTGAGTTTGCTGGGCCTTACCTTCTCCGTGAGGTACCCCTGGATGGAAAGTTTCTACATGACATCGTCTTCAAGGTGATCAGTACCCTTGAAAAGTACCGGTTCCATGTCATTCTATTGGTTGGTGATGGAGCTTCCTCTAACTTAGCCCTTTTTAAGAGGCTTTGTGGCTATGCAAATGAGCAGCTCCCAGTAGAAGACAGTGGTGCTGAACGATACCAGTTCAAGGCCAGTTTCATCAATCCATTCAGCACCAGATCAGACAAAACCTGCTTTGTCATGATATGCCCTGCTCACCAG TTGAAGAACATCATTTCAGCTTTGTACAGTTCAAGGAACAAGGGGAAAAAAGCTTTCGAGAAGGGAGGCACTACTTTTGGCTGGCAGCCAATAATTGATCAATATTACAGGGATCAAGAGAGATCTGCAAAAGGTCTGGGTAGGCGTGTCCCTGGTCTGAGGTATAGCTATGTGCAACGTGACTGCTGGACAAGACTAAATGTTATGCCTGCAAAGATAATGCAG CAACGTTATATGATTGCAGCCTTGgaagaatatgcaaatttgagtAGTGAAGGCCCAGAGAAAACTGATGTTGTGAAAGAAACAGCAAGGTACCTACAAGCATGCCACCACATTTTTGAAAAGGGAATCCTTAGCCATGTGTTTATAAGATCCAATGAGTCAGCTGTattcaaaaacatacaacagGGATGGAGATATTTCGAAGAATGGGCAGAGGAGCACAACAACACAG AGTATGTTGACAACTCCAAACGAGCACGTGCAGCAAAGTTTTTAGCATGGCAG ACATTTGACCTTCAAAGAGTCATGGTCTTTGGATTTAAACAGTTCTCGTCATACTTCTTTGATAATTTTCCTGGATACTCTTTGTCTCCATTGCGGCTCTCAATAAGTCGCCTTGAATCCCTGTTTGGCACACTCAAGTTCCATGCCCATGGTTCTCTAAGTGCAGGGAATTATGGGTCATCTCTTGGAAGGGTTCAGTTGAGACAGGAGCTGAAGGTCACTGCTAGAGCCACAAGTCATGATCAGAAGGGCTACAGGAACCAAGAGGTCCTTATATCTGGCCCTACAAAT TCATGA
- the LOC138006167 gene encoding uncharacterized protein: MVMTAILVALGVFLAMIFHIGTKEPLGTTLQAGNSVSLTSFTPSNGHGELMTLLSPGINTATTSEREYPSRRTYSVRWTAISDQKEEPASAKKAAVPKENLSSSNVNCASVDNRGFSGSIIALNSGADSDDKNVDKVPAPINLPAVSLETKGVPLPENNANIHPFIVSRGSESTLPPRTHANRTIQEWLTDPCLYMVSMGLFG, translated from the exons GTAATGACTGCAATATTGGTAGCATTAGGCGTTTTTCTTGCAATGATATTTCATATTGGGACTAAAGAGCCTCTTGGCACGACCCTACAGGCGGGAAATTCCGTG AGTCTTACATCTTTCACTCCCTCGAATGGTCATGGAGAATTGATGACTCTTCTTTCACCAG GAATTAATACTGCGACCACTAGTGAGCGAGAATATCCATCGCGCAGAACTTATAGTGTTAGATGGACGGCCATCAGTGACCAGAAGGAAGAGCCAGCGTCAGCAAAGAAGGCCGCTGTTCCGAAAGAAAATCTTTCATCAAGCAATGTTAACTGCGCTAGTGTTGACAACAGAGGTTTTTCTGGTAGTATAATTGCACTGAATTCAGGTGCTGATTCTGATGACAAAAACGTCGACAAAGTTCCAGCACCCATCAACCTCCCAGCTGTTTCATTGGAAACCAAAGGCGTTCCTTTACCCGAGAATAATGCAAACATTCATCCTTTTATTGTTTCACGGGGCAGTGAATCCACTCTTCCACCACGAACGCATGCCAATAGGACCATACAAGAGTGGCTTACTGATCCGTGCTTATACATGGTAAGTATGGGCTTATTTGGGTGA